Part of the Actinomycetota bacterium genome, GTCACGTGTGGCGGCGGCTGGCTCGCTGCGGCCCCCGCCGATGTGCGCCGCCCCGACCCCGTCCCGCTGCCGGTACCGGGCGCGGCACGGTGGTCGGTCGGGGCGATCGTCGCCTCGGCGGAAGGCGAGGCGGGGAGCCCGGTCGTCCAGGCCCAGCTGCCCCTGCCCCTGGCCGACCGGTGGGTCCCGCCCCGGGTTCCCATCGATCCCGCGCTGCTGCCTCCAGGCGCGGACACCCAGCTGGGTCAGGTCGTGCTCGGCGACGTCGGAGGTGGTCTGCTCGTGCGGTCCCGCACCCCCGGCGACCGGCTCCGCACCGAGGCGGGCACCCGCAAGCTCCAGGACCTGCTGGTCGATGCCGGGGTGCCTCGTGCCGTGCGCGACCTCGTCCCCGTCGTCGCCATCGGTGATCGCATCCTGTGGGTGCCGGGGATCGCGGTCGACGCCGAGGCTGCACGTGCGGGGCGGGAGGATCCCGACCTGCACCTGGCGGTGCTGACGGACGCGAACCTCGGCGACTAGCCTCACGCACTCGCGGACCCTCGAGGTTGCCCATGTTCGGTGTCGACGCGCTCGCCCCGGAACTGGCGCGGCACATCGACGAGGTCCTG contains:
- the tilS gene encoding tRNA lysidine(34) synthetase TilS is translated as MVASAEGEAGSPVVQAQLPLPLADRWVPPRVPIDPALLPPGADTQLGQVVLGDVGGGLLVRSRTPGDRLRTEAGTRKLQDLLVDAGVPRAVRDLVPVVAIGDRILWVPGIAVDAEAARAGREDPDLHLAVLTDANLGD